The Rissa tridactyla isolate bRisTri1 chromosome 12, bRisTri1.patW.cur.20221130, whole genome shotgun sequence DNA window TCCTAACTGACGAGAGCTCCGTCCCAAGCTGAGTCGATGGGTGGAGGAGTGAGGTGCTTTTCAGTCAACTCCTGCTTCACAGTAAATCCTGTTCTGCGCAGGACTGGGAGGATACTTAGGGATTTGAAAAGCAGACTCAGTTCATCTGACTGAAACAGACCCTCTGGAGTTCAGTCATGATTAACTTTTACCTCGCCACTGGCTCTTTCAAGAAACTTGGAGTCTGAAACTGTGGCATTGATGCACTCCTCTTCTTTCACGACTATTTGCTTCTgtctgggatggagggaggggaagagagaaggggtTGGTGATGAGGGTGCTGACACTATGAAAGAATATGGACTTTACACGGTAAAAAGCTGGAAACTGCAGCAATGTAACGATGGACACAAGTAGCGGTGAAACATGATTCCCAGAGCTCCGACTTGGTGGACTGActggggagggtgaggggagaatGCGGATGAcgcatttgatttttaaaaaagtggatAGTGTTGACAGAAACTCTATATTGATTAAGGGCGGTAGGAAAGCATTTGATTCCAGCCATGTCTCGAGATCAGTTACAGTTGGTTTTGGCTCCGATTCTTCTGTTTGCCTTCTTTGGGTCCTACCCTGACATCTTCCCAGTCATGTAGCTAATGCTTCTCTACTGACATTTTTCCCCTTAACTATTACAATTCTGTGTGGGGGAACTGAAGGCTTCTTGGTACAGCTGTCTTCATGAGGGAGGGCTGATCGTTTAGGCTTGAACATTTTCTTGTTTATGGAGCATACTGTCTGGGTTGAACTATGTGTGGTCTGCCTAGACAGATGGCTTAGGTGTGAGGCTTTGTGGATTAAGAATATGCTGCTTTAGAGGTGGTTGGAGTCATAAAAGCAAAGTTCAGGTGATTTCCTTAGGGAGTGTTTTATAACATATCCTCATGGGCTTTGCCTTGCAGCTGTGCGAGGCATCATGAAAACACCTTTGCAAAACCAAgggtttataactttgtcgctgGCTTTATTCCTGTTCCATTGAGTTTTATATTGCCTGTTGACACAGGGACTCCTCCTGCTGTCAGTGCTCCACTAATTAACTGCAGGGGCTGTTCTTGACATGGTCACAGTGCTTGGTTTGTTTACAGCCTGGCCAGCATCGGGGTAGTGCTGTGGAATGTAGCAAGGATCCTACACTGTTCTTCTTCCTACTTTTTGCCCAGTAACAATACAGAACTCTCTTCCTGCTTAGGAAGTCAATTTACGCTGTAGAAGAGCATCTTTGCGTCATTAGTTCTTGTTTGTAGACCTTCAGAGGGAGAAAGGCTGCACTTTGCAGTGCTCTGGGGTCAACCTCATCGTGAGGCTCTTGCTTCATAAGTCTGTGCTCTGATAAGGATAAGAACTTTTATTTGCTGTGCGTggtgagggagggaagggcaaGTCAGTTGCTCTGTGGAAAAGCTTTGTActttacttcctttaaaaaaacccacaattctAGCACCTACAGGTACAAAGAAAACCTTCAAAACTTGATCTTTTTGAATAGTTTTGAACCTGCAAATGTCAACAGTGGTAAAATCCCCTTACCCTTGCCAGTCAGTAGGAGAATAAGAAACCATTAGGAGGCATTCTGTCTGAAGGCTGTGAACTGCAAGACAGGAAAAGGTACCACAGCCTGTCCCAGCATCTATCTCTAGAAACTGCAGAGTAAGAGAGGTGGAGAATGATTTAGCCGACCCCTGCATTGAGGTTTGGTGTAACAGGTCACCAATGCTTGTTGTCTAAAGGACTGTAGCAGTGCAAGCGGAGGACTCGCAGGGACAGCGTGAAGGTGAAGATGTCTCACCCAGAATCTCGCTATTCCTTTGATGTCCCAAACCCTTGCATCAACTTTGCGACTCTGAGCGATGATGACGTACACAATCCAGACTCGTGGTTTGGTAAGTTGCTTCCAACCccttgatttgttttctctttggatGAGGGCTCGGCGTGATCCTTGTTTTGGGCTTGGCTTCTGTGCTAGTGGATTAGTCATGTTGTTAATGGCACCATTCATCATGCCattcatttttttggttttgtttttgtatttaaacTTTGATTGTTATCTTTAATTTGACAGATGACTTTGTTAACATCCTAATGAGATTCTGAGGTATTGTTAAAAATTACTAAAGTACTATGTGTAGTGAAATTCTCTCTTTCCTCACAGACCAAAAAGCCAATCTGGAGAATGTCCCTCCTGCAGAAAATCTGGCAAAGGTCTCGCAGAACAGCCCTGCTTTTTCAAAGTCTGATATTGTTCTGTCTTCTGTCACATCACAAGGAGTAACAATGAGtaagctgctgtggtttggggtggggagagaaagaaatttaCCTGCTTTTCACTGGCAAAAGAATAAGGCCTCAATCTGGCTTTTGTGGGACCATCTTCATATATTGTTGTCTAGCGAGGCCTCATGTGGTTTCACTTTAgtgtttctttgtgtgtgtgtgtatatataggagCTGACATTTGTCACTGTTCTCAGGTGAAAGCCATGATGAAGAGGATGGAGAAGCAGAAGGCATGCAGACCGATGTGGTTCCTCAGAATATTGTTGGATCCCTGGAGacctggagagctgctgctcctgcagaagCCTCTCAAAGGTGAAATACTTGTATTCAGTTTGCATGAAGATTGATGACGGTGTAACTAAGCAGGTTGCTCTCAGGATCTGTAGTTCTAGCTGTTCTTGGGCCATCCTGTGCGTCTGGAGTTCTCCAGTGCAGAGATTGTGTATTGGGACAGCCGATCTGCTTGCTAAGCTGGAGGGACAATTTCTAGGGGTGGAAATGTAATGCACTGTCTCACATACTTGTCAAATGAGACTTGGTAGCAACTAGGAGCTTCTGGAATGTGAGGATATCTGAAACTGAAGTGGCTTATAAAGTTTCTTTGTTTATATCTGCCTGAGCTGGGCAGAACTCATTCTTGATATGAATGCAAGAGGCTCTATGCTCATGTGTATCAAGGAATATTAAGTTTATGTATTGTTAAACTTAAATAATTCATGCTGCATTTGGATTGTTGTGTTAAACACACAATTTGCCTAAGGGGCGTGTTGGTGTTAGGTGATGCACTGACGTAAAAAGTGTTATACAGATTGTGTGCTTTCTCAGACCTGTGGGAAAGCTAACCTCCATTTTCCCTTCTACTCTAGAGGGGGCAGAAGACAGgctacaaagcagagaaaaacacagcaaCGCAAACAGCCAGCTAGAATCAAAGCGGAGAGAAATGCTAATGCCTTGGTTAATACAGAAGAGGTTCCACCcctgaaaaaaatgagaatgtAAGTCATCAAAGCCCTTCTGTTTGGGGCTGGAAAGGGGGATACAACTGTTTCTTTGGAAAGGATTTCCACTTGTCTGAGAGGGTTCTCAAAGGAAGGGTAGGAGGAGGTGACTGAAACCTGATTCCTGATACTGGTTTCataaacaagaagaaatggctgTAAGACCTGAGGGAAACGTTCTATTTGGAGGTGGAGATGTGAATGAAATAAGCTTGGGTTTCTTAAGCTTCTTATTCCATACTCAGTGTCTGTCAGCTAGCTTTAAATTTGGCTTAACTTGTCCATCAGGAAGTCATCAGGCAGTCATAAGCTGTGAGAGTCGCAgctaaaatatttctcaaattaGTTAACCACTAAGATATCATATGGTGATAAGCTTGAGGTCAGGAAATTGAAGTGTGATCTTTCAAACACTGCTGTACCTAGATGAACTCCAGTACACCTACCTCCTCAAGAAAATCTTAAGTTCCAAAAACTCAGTAATTCACCTTCCCTTCTACAGCCTTAGAGTACCAGGGAAAACTAGAGGATCTATACCTGGGCCTGTGGTGAGGTAAGGCCAGTCTGGCATACCTTAGAATTTGCCAGGTGTTGGGATGTTATGCACGGTGGTGAGAACTGCAGGTGATCTTTCACTTAGAGCACAGTTAATTGGAGTGGTTTGCCATGACAACTTGTTACCTTAGTTCTAGCAGCAGAGAGAAGCTGACAGAAGTATCCACGAAGAGAGAGCCCCTGGAGAATCCTGACCTCTCCccggggagagggaaaaacaaactgACCGTGCCCTCCAAGCCAACAACGTTAAAGTACGTAGCTTTCTTGTGACTTGTCTTTGCTAATCACAGTTGATTTAGGTGACAGCCCTGGCTAGACTGTTTTCAGCTTCAACTTAGCATGTGATGGTATCACATTTAGTAAACATCAGATCAAGGCAATGATATTAGGGTGAAATGTACTTCATCAACTGATCCTCTGCAAAGGAAagcttctgcttttaatttgaGGGAAAAGTTGTTCTTGCTAATGGATGATGAAGCATCCATACAGTAAATGTGTGTGCAGGATAGCAGTTAGCTGCAAGCTTTCTcaagcaaacaaaatacaaacagatCTCTTCTAAAGAGTATACTTTTATAATGCATGACGCTTCAGCAACGAAGTCAGAGATAAGCGTGTTCCGTTGCACTAACATCATGCTGTGAACCATTGAAGCAGGAAGGCATATCTCAGTCTTTAACATCCTTCTGCAGGAGGACCAATGTTTCTGGCAAGCTGAAGAGTacagaggagcaggagctggagaagatgcagcagttGCAGCGGGAGGTTATGGAGCTGCGGAAGAGGAACGAGGAGTCTCTGAAAGCAGCTATTGCTGGAGCAGGTGGGCTCTAGCTGAATTGCAAATTGAAGCGGTACTGGGCTCAGCTGGAGAGTGCAGCATAGAGCTGTACAAGTACCTCTAAAAACAGTCCAGATCTTGTAACAAGTATTAGGATTAGGTGGCTTTTTGATCTAAACTGTCTGGAAacatgtttgtttgggttttgtcatGTTTTGAAAGGTTATAGATGATGTCTCCAAAAATGGTTCAAGTTATTAGGAAGTAAATACCACTCCccctgcctcaaaaaaaaaaaaaaaagcagccttccaGACcttacctgctttttttctttaggacAACCCGTGAAGAGAGCTGTCGGTCAAATAACAAAGCCAGTTGACTTCCACTTCTGCACAGAGAGTAGAATTAAACAACACGTGGAAAGTCAGCCTGGGAATGAGTACAAGGAATTGGATTTTGCAGCGGTACTGAGAAAGCATCCTCCCTCTCCGGTGAGAACTGGAATATTGCCTGCAGTCACCTGACTAATTCTTGACATcaccttctttctgcttttgcaacGCACCTGCAGAGAGGGTTACCATAGGAGAGGCAAGCGTTGTGCAAACATAACTGTTAGCTCACTGCATATCTGCATTGCCACAAGACTCTAAAGGACCCTTGTGAAAATTTTAATGTCATATCTTCCAGTCATTACACTTCATGCTTTAATCTTCCACTTCATACAGTTTCCCAATATGACTAGCATGTGCAGACAGTTAAGACTTAGGTCTAATATTAAAGTGTTATCATCTTTTCAGTAAGGGGAAGGGACAGATACTGTGAATCGTTGGGGAAAGGAAATGTCATTAAAGCAGCCTGTGTTAAACGGCCATAATGACCATAGCTTTTTGTCTCCAGGGGCGAATGCCGAAGGGACCCACTGTCCCCAAACCTTTCAACCTGTCccagggaaacaaaagaaaactcgAAGAAACCACATCAGAATATGTGTCCCTTGCTGAGCAGGTAGAAGCATTCCAAAAGCGCACACCCTCTCGTTACCATTTGAGGAGCAGGAAATCTGATGAAGGTGAGGAGCCCTGGCTATGTCCAGCCAGGAGGCTGTCCACAGAGATGGTGGTAGAGCAAGAACAACGCTTTGACTACTCTACTGAGCAAACAATCTGTGTCCTTGCCATTAACTGCTAGTCTCTCTGACTTGAATTTATAGGCCCAGTTCCAGGAAAGGTTGTGAAGGCTCGGATTACAAACCCTAAAACGCCAGTGCTTCTAACAAAGCAGCGCTTCAGACCTGCCACCTGCAAAACTACAGCAGAGTTAGAAGCAGAGGAATTGGAGAAAATTCAACAGTAAGTACAGGTTTACTCTAGTCCTCCAAGAGAGAACTGTACCACACTGAAAATATCTTTCAGATACCAAAACATCACTTCTCAGGAATACCCTTTTTGCATAAAAGAATGAGTAGCATAAAAATATTGAGATTCTTCTAGCTTGCGCACAAGCCTATGGCTCTGATCATAGGGATGTGCAAGTAGCCAATTCATTTTGAAGAAAGTGCTCTTAGGAGAGCCAATCTTGGATTGAGTACAGCTTATGATTGGTAAAGCAAACACAATATAGCAGTACAGACTGTATGCTTCAGAACTCTCTGGTAGACAATGTTTCGGATTTCCAAGAAAGCAATCCATAAGGTTTTCCTTAACATGTTGGCtgtttgaaaagcaaaggaggaGTTGCTAACTAGAGCTGCGCACTAtgtaatgtgtgtgtgtggcacaACTGCTTCTATACCTGAGTATTGCTCTCTTATGCTGTGTGAGAAGCCATTTGCTAGAAGCTGCATCTTGCCATGTACAACGTGTGGTGACTCTCTCCGTCTTTCCTGTGTAGGTACAAATTCAAAGCACAAGAACTCGATCACAAGATCTTTGAGGGTGGACCACTCCTGCCCAAGAAGCCCCCTGTGAAGGAACTCACGCAACCTATTGGCTTTGAGTTGGAAATAGAAAAAAGGATTCAGGAGCGTGAGAGtaagaagcagcaggaggaagagcacTTTGAATTCCATTCCAGACCATGTCCAACAAAAATCTTGGAGGACATTGTGGTAAGAAGCTTAGTAATACCCAAACCTGGGAATTAGGACTGAGGTGGCAATTAGCTTCAAAATGTCTGTAGCAAATGTCCAAAATGTTGCATTATGTATTTAATATTTGGTAAACACTGTCTGTCATTAGGTAAAAACTGCAATGAGTATGTACTGTGCTGGGTTGTTTCTCTGTAGTGCTTTTTCTTGGTACTTAGGCTTGTGTAACTCCTTACCGGCTCTTCTGAACAGGGTGTTCCAGAGAAGAAAGTGCTGCCTGTTACAGTCCCCAAGTCCCCAGTCTTCACCTTGAAAAGCAGAACCCGAGCGTCTGGCAGAGATGAAGAAAAGGTGACTGTTGTGAATGGGCTGTAGTCAAGCATTCTGGTCCCACCGCCCACACAAGTTGGGTGTGGTGGTGTGGTTTGGTTAGTCCCTTCCCTTCTGTTAGGCAGTTCCTCCAGTGGTCGTCTTTCTCTGTGCCATTCCCTTCTAGTTGCTGCTACTCATCTTACAGAAATTCTCGTACAAAATGAAATAACTCAATTTAAACACAAGGGCACTGACTAGGGTTTCCGAGGTGCTGCTGCTATGAATGAGGAAAGTAACTCCTTAAATTTCTAAAGGACATTGTCCTTCCCTATTCTGTTATTGAGAAGGGTAGATGTTGCACATGAACTTTCTTCTCCTCGCAGTCACTCTAGATTCCTGGTGGTGGGGAGCAGGATTCAGAATGCACCAAGTCTGTCCTCTTTTCCCTCTTGTGAAGAGGATGTTAAAGAATTACAGTCTAATTTGGACGGGTACTAGAACTGATAGTTGTTTGGAAAGAGGAAGAACTTGCCACCTGCAAGTTGGTGCCTGTAAATTGATACTTTTTTGTATTACGAATTTTTGCAGTGTCCAGAGCGTTTGCTTGATGTTATTTGTGACCCTTGTTAGAGGAACTCTAGTATTCATGGCTTAGTTTGGCAGGAGTTACAGTcttactacaaaaataaaaaatctggtGTTGTGTCAGATGCTAACGCTAACATCCCTTTAGGAAAAAGAGGTGGTCCCTGTGATCAAAGCTAACCCGATGCCACATTATGGAGTGCCCTTCAAACCTAAAATGCCAGAGCAGAGGCATGTG harbors:
- the TPX2 gene encoding targeting protein for Xklp2 isoform X1; translated protein: MSHPESRYSFDVPNPCINFATLSDDDVHNPDSWFDQKANLENVPPAENLAKVSQNSPAFSKSDIVLSSVTSQGVTMSESHDEEDGEAEGMQTDVVPQNIVGSLETWRAAAPAEASQRGGRRQATKQRKTQQRKQPARIKAERNANALVNTEEVPPLKKMRISSSREKLTEVSTKREPLENPDLSPGRGKNKLTVPSKPTTLKRTNVSGKLKSTEEQELEKMQQLQREVMELRKRNEESLKAAIAGAGQPVKRAVGQITKPVDFHFCTESRIKQHVESQPGNEYKELDFAAVLRKHPPSPGRMPKGPTVPKPFNLSQGNKRKLEETTSEYVSLAEQVEAFQKRTPSRYHLRSRKSDEGPVPGKVVKARITNPKTPVLLTKQRFRPATCKTTAELEAEELEKIQQYKFKAQELDHKIFEGGPLLPKKPPVKELTQPIGFELEIEKRIQERESKKQQEEEHFEFHSRPCPTKILEDIVGVPEKKVLPVTVPKSPVFTLKSRTRASGRDEEKEKEVVPVIKANPMPHYGVPFKPKMPEQRHVEVCPFSFDARDRERQIQKEKKIEEMQKEEVPKFKALPLPYFDHVKLPEKKVKNPTQPEPFNLQVDERGAAKLQSWKQQLKEDLKRQKEAACFKARPNTVVYQEPFVPKKENTLLSESLSGSIVPESFELATEKRAKERQEFEKRLAYIEAMKERHQEQFRQQQEEREKEEVAKLRQELVHKANPIRKYRSVEVKPSDQPLTMPKSPNFSDRFRC
- the TPX2 gene encoding targeting protein for Xklp2 isoform X2; its protein translation is MSHPESRYSFDVPNPCINFATLSDDDVHNPDSWFDQKANLENVPPAENLAKVSQNSPAFSKSDIVLSSVTSQGVTMSESHDEEDGEAEGMQTDVVPQNIVGSLETWRAAAPAEASQRGGRRQATKQRKTQQRKQPARIKAERNANALVNTEEVPPLKKMRISSSREKLTEVSTKREPLENPDLSPGRGKNKLTVPSKPTTLKRTNVSGKLKSTEEQELEKMQQLQREVMELRKRNEESLKAAIAGAGQPVKRAVGQITKPVDFHFCTESRIKQHVESQPGNEYKELDFAAVLRKHPPSPGRMPKGPTVPKPFNLSQGNKRKLEETTSEYVSLAEQVEAFQKRTPSRYHLRSRKSDEGPVPGKVVKARITNPKTPVLLTKQRFRPATCKTTAELEAEELEKIQQYKFKAQELDHKIFEGGPLLPKKPPVKELTQPIGFELEIEKRIQERESKKQQEEEHFEFHSRPCPTKILEDIVGVPEKKVLPVTVPKSPVFTLKSRTRASGRDEEKEKEVVPVIKANPMPHYGVPFKPKMPEQRHVEVCPFSFDARDRERQIQKEKKIEEMQKEEVPKFKALPLPYFDHVKLPEKKVKNPTQPEPFNLQVDERGAAKLQSWKQQLKEDLKRQKEAACFKARPNTVVYQEPFVPKKENTLLSVPESFELATEKRAKERQEFEKRLAYIEAMKERHQEQFRQQQEEREKEEVAKLRQELVHKANPIRKYRSVEVKPSDQPLTMPKSPNFSDRFRC